A genomic region of Micropterus dolomieu isolate WLL.071019.BEF.003 ecotype Adirondacks linkage group LG11, ASM2129224v1, whole genome shotgun sequence contains the following coding sequences:
- the metap1d gene encoding methionine aminopeptidase 1D, mitochondrial isoform X1, whose protein sequence is MAAHRSARLATRSGLGGFLRRVCFLRSCGPPTALLCQQHQRFFWRKWRSSHDVVRPATVKPAYAVPQHIVRPDYVGSSLVPEWPDYVEIKNQEQIEGLARACQLARHVLLLAGRSLRVGMTTDEIDFLVHQETIKHNAYPSPLRYGGFPKSVCTSVNNVVCHGIPDSRQLQDGDIINIDVTVYLDGYHGDTSETFFIGEVDEVGRLLVETARRCRDEAIATCKPGAQLCVIGNTISEIANASGFQVCPYFIGHGIGSYFHCHPEIWHHANDNDMTMDEGMAFTIEPILMEGSPDFRILKDKWTAVSVDNKRSAQFEHTVVITSDGVDILTKLPEEGNL, encoded by the exons ATGGCGGCGCACCGTTCTGCACGGCTTGCTACAAGATCAG GACTGGGAGGTTTCCTGCGGCGGGTTTGTTTTCTGAGAAGCTGTGGTCCCCCCACAGCCCTACTGTGTCAGCAACATCAGCGCTTCTTCTGGAGGAAGTGGAGAAGTTCTCACGATGTGGTTCGACCAGCTACTGTTAAGCCTGCCTATGCAGTACCCCAG CACATTGTGCGACCTGACTATGTAGGCAGTAGTCTGGTTCCAGAATGGCCAGACTACGTAGAGATCAAAAACCAAGAGCAGATAGAAGGCCTTGCAAGAGCATGTCAGCTAGCCAGACATGTACTGCTACTCGCTGGACGCAGTCTGAGG GTTGGCATGACAACAGATGAAATAGACTTCCTCGTACACCAGGAGACAATCAAGCACAACGCCTACCCATCCCCTCTCAGATACGGGGGTTTCCCCAAGTCAGTCTGTACATCTGTGAACAACGTGGTTTGTCATGGCATACCTGACAG TCGGCAACTTCAAGATGGAGATATCATCAACATTGATGTCACT GTGTACTTGGATGGATACCATGGTGACACCTCAGAAACCTTCTTCATTGGCGAGGTAGATGAGGTTGGGAGGCTATTGGTGGAAACTGCCAGACGTTGCCGAGACGAGGCCATCGCTACCTGCAAGCCGGGTGCACAGCTCTGTGTTATAGGAAACACTatcag TGAAATAGCAAATGCCAGTGGCTTCCAAGTGTGTCCTTATTTCATTGGACATGGAATAGGCTCCTACTTTCATTGCCATCCTGAAATCTGGCACCATG CTAATGACAATGACATGACGATGGATGAAGGGATGGCTTTCACAATAG AGCCCATACTGATGGAGGGGTCTCCAGACTTTAGGATCCTGAAGGACAAGTGGACAGCAGTGTCCGTAGACAATAAAAG GTCGGCTCAGTTTGAACACACAGTGGTCATCACATCAGACGGAGTGGATATTCTCACCAAACTGCCAGAAGAGGGCAATCTGTGA
- the metap1d gene encoding methionine aminopeptidase 1D, mitochondrial isoform X2, which translates to MYHRLGGFLRRVCFLRSCGPPTALLCQQHQRFFWRKWRSSHDVVRPATVKPAYAVPQHIVRPDYVGSSLVPEWPDYVEIKNQEQIEGLARACQLARHVLLLAGRSLRVGMTTDEIDFLVHQETIKHNAYPSPLRYGGFPKSVCTSVNNVVCHGIPDSRQLQDGDIINIDVTVYLDGYHGDTSETFFIGEVDEVGRLLVETARRCRDEAIATCKPGAQLCVIGNTISEIANASGFQVCPYFIGHGIGSYFHCHPEIWHHANDNDMTMDEGMAFTIEPILMEGSPDFRILKDKWTAVSVDNKRSAQFEHTVVITSDGVDILTKLPEEGNL; encoded by the exons ATGTATCATC GACTGGGAGGTTTCCTGCGGCGGGTTTGTTTTCTGAGAAGCTGTGGTCCCCCCACAGCCCTACTGTGTCAGCAACATCAGCGCTTCTTCTGGAGGAAGTGGAGAAGTTCTCACGATGTGGTTCGACCAGCTACTGTTAAGCCTGCCTATGCAGTACCCCAG CACATTGTGCGACCTGACTATGTAGGCAGTAGTCTGGTTCCAGAATGGCCAGACTACGTAGAGATCAAAAACCAAGAGCAGATAGAAGGCCTTGCAAGAGCATGTCAGCTAGCCAGACATGTACTGCTACTCGCTGGACGCAGTCTGAGG GTTGGCATGACAACAGATGAAATAGACTTCCTCGTACACCAGGAGACAATCAAGCACAACGCCTACCCATCCCCTCTCAGATACGGGGGTTTCCCCAAGTCAGTCTGTACATCTGTGAACAACGTGGTTTGTCATGGCATACCTGACAG TCGGCAACTTCAAGATGGAGATATCATCAACATTGATGTCACT GTGTACTTGGATGGATACCATGGTGACACCTCAGAAACCTTCTTCATTGGCGAGGTAGATGAGGTTGGGAGGCTATTGGTGGAAACTGCCAGACGTTGCCGAGACGAGGCCATCGCTACCTGCAAGCCGGGTGCACAGCTCTGTGTTATAGGAAACACTatcag TGAAATAGCAAATGCCAGTGGCTTCCAAGTGTGTCCTTATTTCATTGGACATGGAATAGGCTCCTACTTTCATTGCCATCCTGAAATCTGGCACCATG CTAATGACAATGACATGACGATGGATGAAGGGATGGCTTTCACAATAG AGCCCATACTGATGGAGGGGTCTCCAGACTTTAGGATCCTGAAGGACAAGTGGACAGCAGTGTCCGTAGACAATAAAAG GTCGGCTCAGTTTGAACACACAGTGGTCATCACATCAGACGGAGTGGATATTCTCACCAAACTGCCAGAAGAGGGCAATCTGTGA